The Candidatus Peribacteria bacterium region ATTATTGCCATGCTGCAAAAGAAACAGGGTTACAGATTGGACGAAGACGGAAAACCAAGTGCGGATTTATAAGTGATCCGCATAACCCATTACCACTAACCCATAACCGGTCTGGCACGCTGGAGGATTACTCCGTCGGCTGAATCCCATAATAATCAAACAAGAACGCCGCAATATCATGGAACAACGGACCGGCGGTGGATTCTCCGTAGGCAATCTGCTGGTTTTTCGGACGATCGAGTTTGACCAGGACGACGAATTTCGGATTCGGAACCGGACCGTAGCCAAGGTATGTACCGACTGTGGAACCTGTGCCGGATTCGTAGCGTCCGCCGGGACCGGCGATCTGACTCGTTCCTGTTTTGCCGGCGACTGCGTAGCCTTTCACCTTTCCACGTTTTGCGAAACCGGTGTTGGCGGAGTTCACCAGCATGGCACTGATGGTCTCGGATGTTTTTTCCGTGATGACCTGATCCACAATGCGCGGGGCGAATTTTTCGACGGTACCGTCTGCGTGAATAATGCTATCCACAATAGTCGGGTGCATAAGCTTGCCACCGTTTGCGAGTGCGGCATTTGCAGTCACAACCTGGAGAGGTGTGGCAGAAATTCCCTGACCGAACGATGCGGTTGCAAGATCGGACAAGCTCCAGCGGCGCCACGGCTTGATGTCTCCGGTCACTTCATCTTCCAATTCAATAGCCGTCACTTTTCCGAATCCGAATTTCTCAATCATGTGCTCAAAGAGTTTACTGCCGAGTCTGCCGGAAATGTTCGTCATGCAGGTGTTGATGGAGAACGCGAGGCAGTACGTCATGTCGACGCGTCCGTAGAATCTTTTCAGCGCGTTATTGATGGTATACTCGTCCACTTTCACGGGGCCGTCATCGTTATAAATGGTTTCCGGCGTAATTTCCCCCTGATCAATCGCAATCGCCATGGTGATAGGCTTCATGACCGATCCTGGCTCATAGATTTCCTGCACCGTGCGGTTCAGGTACGCACCGACACCGATGTTGTTTTTGTACTTGAGCCAGATGCCCGCCACTCCCGTCGGGAAGACTTCCACGCGGTCATTTTCTCCAAGGTACAGATAATGACGTGCGATATCCCTCAGATCAAAATCACGCTGCAGGGCAGAGAGTTCTTTCTGGATTTTTTCCGGGAGAGTCGCACGACCCTCGTCGGTAAAGACCTGCGCTGCATAATCTTTCACAACACGGGCATTCGTCTCAGGATTATAAATTTCCACCACAATGGTGCGCTCTTTTTCAGGAGCGAGAGTGATGGGCACTTTGTCGTAGACGGATGCGTACGTATTTCGTTCAAAAAGAGGAGCATTCACCATCGCCAGAATACGGCCGGTCTGCGGTTCCATGACAATGGCCTGACCGCTGTCGGCATCAAAACGCTTGATACCATCCTGCATCATCTGCTCCACGGCACGCTGGATGAACGGATCGATGGTCAGCACAACCGTATCACCGTTTTTCGCATCAATGATTTTCTGATTGGAGGTCAGAATCTGCCCACCCTGCAGATCGCTCACCGTACTGATGAGACCTTCCTGTCCACGCAGCTGCGTGTCGAATGTACGTTCAATACCGTACTGTGCTTCGCGGTTCGTATTCAGGAATCCGACCACTTGCGATGCAACAGTGTCGTCCGGATAGTAACGCCAGTGTTCGGCGATGAGTGCGACAGAGCGGAGGGGGTCGACAATTTTTTCCGCCTCTTCGCGGTTTTTGGCATTCGCACGGAGCTCGTTGGTTTTTGTGAGAGAGTCGAGCATTTTTTCTTTGATGAGCAGCGATGTCTGCGGTGTCAGTCTGCGCATAATCGCAACGTAGCGGAGCGGTCTTGAGCGCAACGAGTATTCAAGTTTCTCCTGATCAATATTGAGAATGGATGCCAGCTGACGGCTGATGGACGAGAGAGAGCCGGGGCGCAGAACTTCCGGATTTCCTGAAATCAGTTTGGAATCCGGATTCACCGTGATGCCTGGAATATTCAACGCATTCACTTTCTCTGCTTCCGTTTTAGTGACGCTGTATTTAATAGGAACGAACGTCACACGTTTTTCAGAAATTCGTTCCTGGATATTGCGCGCAAAGAGTCTGCGGACTTCCGTGATATCCGGAATTTTTGCATCGGTTCCCACCGGCAGTTCCGAAGGAAGCGGTTCCAGAAGAGATCCGGTCGAAATTTTCCGGACGAACGAGAGGGGATCGTAGCGGGACGCATACGGCGACCCCGTAAAGGAGATCAGCTCACGCGGACATTCTTCTTTTCCTTCCGAGCAATTTTGATGCAGAGCATCGGTAATAAGAATATTCGAGAGCGTATCGGCAATGAAGGCGGGATCATCCGCAATGAGAGGATCGACGTAGAGAAGATCGAGTGTGGTGTTCGTTGCGAGAATAGTTGTCTCACCACTTTTGCTATTGAGCGCAAGAACTTCACCGCGCTGCGCCGGCAAACGGACGCCACCGAAGTGCTGAGATTGTGCTGCGTCATGATATTCAGATCTGTCAATAATCTGCAGCTGCATCATACGGGCCACGAGCGTCAGGCCGCACACCACCAAAACGCTATGCAAAATGACCATTCTCTGCAGCAGAGAACGCTTCTTCTG contains the following coding sequences:
- a CDS encoding penicillin-binding protein 2 gives rise to the protein MVILHSVLVVCGLTLVARMMQLQIIDRSEYHDAAQSQHFGGVRLPAQRGEVLALNSKSGETTILATNTTLDLLYVDPLIADDPAFIADTLSNILITDALHQNCSEGKEECPRELISFTGSPYASRYDPLSFVRKISTGSLLEPLPSELPVGTDAKIPDITEVRRLFARNIQERISEKRVTFVPIKYSVTKTEAEKVNALNIPGITVNPDSKLISGNPEVLRPGSLSSISRQLASILNIDQEKLEYSLRSRPLRYVAIMRRLTPQTSLLIKEKMLDSLTKTNELRANAKNREEAEKIVDPLRSVALIAEHWRYYPDDTVASQVVGFLNTNREAQYGIERTFDTQLRGQEGLISTVSDLQGGQILTSNQKIIDAKNGDTVVLTIDPFIQRAVEQMMQDGIKRFDADSGQAIVMEPQTGRILAMVNAPLFERNTYASVYDKVPITLAPEKERTIVVEIYNPETNARVVKDYAAQVFTDEGRATLPEKIQKELSALQRDFDLRDIARHYLYLGENDRVEVFPTGVAGIWLKYKNNIGVGAYLNRTVQEIYEPGSVMKPITMAIAIDQGEITPETIYNDDGPVKVDEYTINNALKRFYGRVDMTYCLAFSINTCMTNISGRLGSKLFEHMIEKFGFGKVTAIELEDEVTGDIKPWRRWSLSDLATASFGQGISATPLQVVTANAALANGGKLMHPTIVDSIIHADGTVEKFAPRIVDQVITEKTSETISAMLVNSANTGFAKRGKVKGYAVAGKTGTSQIAGPGGRYESGTGSTVGTYLGYGPVPNPKFVVLVKLDRPKNQQIAYGESTAGPLFHDIAAFLFDYYGIQPTE